In Marisediminicola antarctica, one DNA window encodes the following:
- a CDS encoding FAD-binding oxidoreductase produces the protein MTAEVRRQYRIKNTMGYGLNSLVDHESPARMLAHLIIGSEGTLAFLAEATFNTVPLHKFAATSLLVFRSLRDATDAPVRIVATEPATVELMDAAILRAAYGDAESRAELPSLEIVDHCALLVEYQAASDSSLDEQVADARAAFEELPVVLRPQLTTDARVRASLWHIRKGLYATIAGARPSGTTALLEDIAVPVETLSATCAGLTELFVRHGYPDAVIFGHAKDGNIHFLINENFDAPANIERCRAFTEDMVDLVLESGGNLESRARHGPHYGPFRRTAVRL, from the coding sequence ATGACAGCCGAGGTGCGCCGCCAGTATCGCATCAAGAACACGATGGGCTACGGACTGAACTCGCTGGTCGATCACGAGTCGCCGGCGCGAATGCTCGCTCACCTCATTATTGGCAGTGAGGGAACGCTTGCTTTCCTTGCGGAAGCCACCTTCAACACCGTGCCGCTCCACAAATTTGCGGCCACCAGCTTGCTGGTTTTCCGCAGCCTGCGAGATGCAACGGACGCCCCGGTGAGAATCGTGGCGACCGAGCCCGCCACAGTCGAATTGATGGATGCGGCGATCCTCCGTGCGGCGTACGGTGATGCGGAGTCCCGGGCGGAGCTCCCGTCGCTGGAGATCGTGGACCACTGCGCGCTCCTGGTGGAATATCAGGCGGCATCCGACTCCTCACTGGACGAGCAGGTCGCCGACGCTCGCGCCGCTTTCGAGGAACTGCCCGTCGTTCTGCGACCACAGCTCACGACGGACGCGAGGGTTCGAGCTTCCCTGTGGCACATTCGCAAGGGGCTCTACGCGACGATTGCGGGGGCGCGCCCCTCGGGTACCACCGCTCTGCTGGAGGACATCGCGGTGCCGGTCGAGACACTCTCGGCGACGTGCGCAGGTCTCACAGAACTTTTCGTTCGACACGGTTATCCGGATGCCGTCATCTTTGGTCACGCCAAAGACGGCAACATCCACTTCCTCATCAACGAGAACTTCGACGCGCCAGCCAATATCGAACGGTGCCGCGCGTTCACGGAGGACATGGTCGACCTTGTTCTGGAGTCGGGGGGGAACCTTGAAAGCCGAGCACGGCACGGGCCGCATTATGGCCCCTTTCGTCGAACGGCAGTACGGCTCTGA
- a CDS encoding FAD-binding oxidoreductase — MRQVNSRLLRHGRKLGPDPASEIACTIGGVVANNSSGMACGTAQNTYETLQSAVIVLPSGTVVDTSEPDADRRLRVAEPALWHRRCGTGLPAYAKRF; from the coding sequence GTGCGCCAAGTCAACTCGCGACTGCTGCGGCACGGCCGAAAACTGGGGCCGGATCCCGCAAGCGAGATCGCGTGCACGATTGGCGGGGTCGTCGCCAATAACTCCAGTGGTATGGCATGCGGGACCGCTCAGAATACGTACGAGACACTGCAGTCTGCGGTCATTGTTCTCCCCAGCGGAACGGTCGTCGACACTTCGGAGCCGGACGCGGATAGGCGGCTCAGGGTAGCGGAACCGGCGTTGTGGCACCGGCGTTGTGGCACCGGCTTGCCGGCCTACGCGAAGAGATTCTGA
- a CDS encoding FAD-binding oxidoreductase — MSRTGSITSESALARSISEATDTTVSASAFDRVITAVDASHYLLTPRAVVTPKSVAEIAELFAFATAQGEALTFRSGGTSLSGQASTANILVDTRKYFRHVEVLADGHVARVGPRCHSAPSQLATAAARPKTGAGSRKRDRVHDWRGRRQ; from the coding sequence GTGAGCCGTACAGGCTCGATTACGAGCGAGTCCGCACTTGCGCGCTCCATTTCCGAAGCCACGGATACCACGGTTTCGGCGAGCGCTTTCGACCGCGTCATCACGGCTGTTGACGCATCGCACTACCTGCTGACTCCGCGCGCGGTAGTCACTCCGAAGTCGGTGGCGGAGATCGCTGAGCTGTTCGCGTTCGCCACGGCGCAGGGCGAAGCTCTGACCTTCCGATCGGGCGGCACGAGTCTTTCGGGTCAAGCCTCAACTGCGAACATCCTCGTGGACACGCGCAAGTACTTTCGCCATGTCGAGGTGCTGGCCGACGGTCACGTCGCGCGCGTTGGGCCCCGGTGCCACAGTGCGCCAAGTCAACTCGCGACTGCTGCGGCACGGCCGAAAACTGGGGCCGGATCCCGCAAGCGAGATCGCGTGCACGATTGGCGGGGTCGTCGCCAATAA
- a CDS encoding SDR family NAD(P)-dependent oxidoreductase has translation MTGFEGIVAIVTGGSSGIGAATAVMLHEAGARVAVLDRMVGADPRLSYKVCDLVDRDSVDRAVAEVAEELGGIDVLINNAGIGAVGDIAANSDDEWRNVFDVNVLGIARVTRAALPFLKRSSRAAIVNTSSVVAKIGVPQRALYSATKGAVLSLTLAMAADHLSDGIRVNAVLPGTADTPWVSRLLADSADAEGAAESLRRRQPMGRLVTAEEVATSIVFLANPQSMSTTGTLLLVDGGMAGVRVPVAG, from the coding sequence GTGACTGGCTTCGAAGGTATTGTCGCAATCGTCACGGGCGGATCGAGCGGGATCGGTGCTGCCACGGCAGTCATGCTCCACGAGGCCGGCGCACGAGTGGCCGTTTTGGATCGCATGGTGGGCGCCGATCCGAGGCTTAGCTACAAGGTCTGCGACTTGGTCGACCGGGACTCCGTCGACCGCGCGGTCGCCGAGGTGGCAGAGGAGCTCGGCGGAATCGACGTGCTCATCAACAATGCCGGCATCGGTGCGGTCGGAGACATCGCGGCCAACTCCGACGACGAGTGGCGGAACGTGTTCGACGTCAACGTGTTGGGGATCGCGCGCGTTACTCGCGCTGCGCTCCCCTTTCTGAAGCGATCGTCCCGCGCGGCGATCGTCAATACGTCGTCGGTCGTCGCGAAAATCGGGGTACCCCAGCGCGCCCTCTACTCGGCGACGAAGGGTGCGGTCCTCTCGCTCACCCTCGCGATGGCGGCCGATCACTTGAGCGACGGAATCCGGGTTAACGCTGTTCTGCCAGGCACGGCCGACACGCCATGGGTGTCTCGTCTTCTTGCAGACTCCGCTGACGCAGAAGGCGCCGCCGAGTCGCTGCGGCGCAGGCAACCCATGGGCCGCCTTGTGACCGCGGAGGAGGTCGCTACCTCCATCGTCTTCCTCGCGAACCCCCAATCGATGTCCACCACGGGCACTCTTCTGCTGGTTGACGGGGGTATGGCTGGGGTCCGCGTCCCAGTTGCAGGCTGA
- a CDS encoding fumarylacetoacetate hydrolase family protein: protein MYLMRIGERGHERPVARLNDSEYLDLAELGDVDESFFADGMARAAALMQEKIGRRDIRRFDAERIGAPITRPHQIICVGLNFSDHAAESGASVPSEPIIFSKSPNTLIGPNDDVRIPKNSSKTDWEVELGIVIGKRTRYLSSEAEAEAHIAGYVISNDVSEREFQLEREGQWMKGKSAETFNPCGPWLVTADEITDPLALGMWLDVNGDRRQTGSTGTMVFSPHYIVHYLSQFMVLEPGDLINTGTPPGVGLGMTPPTYLRPGDVMTLGIDGLGTQKQHVVSFDREDGVKK, encoded by the coding sequence ATGTACCTAATGCGAATAGGCGAGCGCGGCCACGAACGGCCGGTCGCTCGCCTCAACGACTCGGAGTACCTTGACCTGGCGGAGTTGGGGGACGTTGACGAGTCCTTCTTCGCGGATGGGATGGCGCGCGCCGCAGCACTTATGCAGGAGAAGATCGGGCGCCGCGACATCCGCCGCTTCGACGCGGAGCGCATCGGGGCGCCGATAACGCGACCGCACCAGATCATCTGCGTCGGGCTTAATTTCTCTGACCATGCGGCGGAGTCCGGAGCGTCCGTTCCGTCTGAGCCGATTATTTTCTCGAAGTCTCCCAACACCCTGATCGGTCCGAACGACGATGTGCGCATACCGAAGAACTCGAGCAAGACCGATTGGGAGGTCGAGCTCGGAATCGTGATCGGCAAGCGCACCCGCTACCTCTCGTCAGAGGCTGAGGCCGAGGCGCACATCGCGGGGTATGTCATCTCGAACGATGTGAGCGAGAGGGAATTCCAGCTGGAGCGCGAAGGCCAGTGGATGAAGGGCAAGTCGGCTGAGACGTTCAACCCCTGCGGCCCCTGGCTGGTCACCGCTGACGAGATTACGGATCCGCTCGCGCTGGGCATGTGGCTCGACGTTAACGGCGATCGTCGCCAGACCGGGTCGACCGGAACGATGGTGTTCTCGCCGCACTACATCGTTCACTACCTGAGTCAGTTCATGGTGCTCGAACCGGGCGATCTCATCAACACAGGCACGCCGCCCGGAGTCGGCCTCGGGATGACGCCGCCGACTTACCTGCGACCGGGCGACGTCATGACGCTCGGCATCGACGGGCTCGGAACGCAGAAGCAACACGTGGTGAGCTTCGACAGGGAAGATGGGGTGAAGAAGTGA
- a CDS encoding mannonate dehydratase has product MMTLTELLSPRPSALWRLVKQCGVDSVVTLLDGGEQDQRMFQSVGAGDPLRPVSRGDSAPWSEASIHRYLELYAEHELTVVAVEDTPPLDLVRLGLPGRDEQLDHLAAQIEAMGRLGVTTLCYNWMALSSWARTSTTVRSRGRALVTGFRRAEESSLPAIDGAADARAEYMWSAFAYFLAEIVPVAESAGVRLALHPDDPPLPVVRGVPRIMSSVDSFRRVLDLSPSPANAITLCQGNFALMTDDLPSLISEFGARGAIAFVHLRDVAGTADDFVETFHDDGPTDLAACLSAYESAGFDGPVRPDHVPTMYGEDNAQPGYGTLGRLFALGYIRGLQHAISGKPLLPTTTTQYSEVPRGRDD; this is encoded by the coding sequence ATGATGACCCTGACCGAACTGCTTTCGCCGCGGCCGAGTGCGCTCTGGCGCCTCGTGAAACAGTGCGGGGTCGACTCCGTCGTCACGCTGCTCGACGGGGGAGAGCAAGACCAGCGGATGTTCCAGTCCGTTGGAGCTGGCGACCCGCTCCGACCGGTCTCCCGCGGGGATTCCGCGCCCTGGAGCGAAGCATCGATTCACAGGTATCTGGAGCTGTACGCGGAGCACGAGCTCACTGTGGTCGCGGTCGAAGACACACCTCCGCTCGACCTGGTTCGCCTGGGCCTGCCCGGTCGCGACGAGCAGCTCGATCACCTCGCCGCCCAGATCGAGGCCATGGGACGACTCGGAGTGACCACCCTCTGTTACAACTGGATGGCGCTCTCCAGCTGGGCACGAACGAGCACGACGGTGCGCTCCCGCGGCCGCGCCCTCGTCACCGGTTTCCGGCGGGCCGAGGAGTCGTCGTTGCCGGCGATCGATGGGGCAGCGGATGCGCGCGCGGAGTATATGTGGAGTGCGTTCGCCTATTTCCTCGCGGAGATCGTCCCGGTGGCGGAAAGTGCGGGCGTGCGGCTCGCGCTGCATCCTGACGACCCACCGCTGCCCGTGGTTCGTGGCGTGCCCAGGATAATGAGTTCTGTTGACTCCTTCCGCCGCGTGCTCGACCTCTCTCCCAGCCCGGCGAACGCCATCACCCTGTGCCAAGGCAACTTCGCACTGATGACCGACGACCTGCCCTCCCTGATCTCCGAATTCGGAGCGCGCGGCGCCATCGCCTTCGTTCATTTGCGGGATGTCGCGGGGACCGCCGACGACTTTGTGGAAACGTTCCACGACGACGGCCCCACCGATCTAGCCGCGTGCCTGAGCGCGTACGAGTCTGCCGGATTCGATGGCCCCGTTCGCCCAGACCATGTTCCAACGATGTACGGCGAAGATAACGCCCAGCCCGGCTACGGAACGCTCGGCCGGCTCTTCGCGCTCGGTTATATCCGCGGCCTGCAGCATGCCATTTCCGGGAAGCCGTTGCTCCCCACCACCACGACCCAGTACAGCGAAGTGCCACGAGGAAGAGACGACTGA
- a CDS encoding SDR family NAD(P)-dependent oxidoreductase, with amino-acid sequence MTEHAGRVALVTGGSSGIGRGVAPELAEQGASVVVHGLVHDQAESVADEIRRFGRRAVATAGPIGLAQTSERAVELALDEFGGLDTLVTSAGIQWYGDVVETSAEGWAEVFDTNVTGVFLAAHYALPFIRMSATGSVVIVSSVQATASQAGVPAYAASKGALLALARAMAVDEGPHGVRVNSVSPGSVDTPMLRAAAARFTEDPDAIEKLVRNWGTAHPLGRVATPAEVGAVVSFLASPRASFVSGDDVRVDGGLLSRLAAALPEPDAGSR; translated from the coding sequence ATGACTGAGCACGCGGGGCGCGTCGCGCTCGTCACCGGCGGGTCCAGCGGCATTGGTAGGGGCGTCGCGCCCGAGCTTGCGGAGCAAGGGGCGTCCGTTGTCGTTCACGGCCTCGTCCACGATCAGGCCGAATCTGTGGCCGACGAGATTCGGCGGTTCGGGCGCAGGGCTGTCGCAACGGCCGGCCCCATCGGGCTGGCGCAGACCTCTGAACGGGCGGTTGAACTGGCCCTCGATGAGTTTGGCGGTCTCGACACCCTCGTGACGTCCGCGGGCATCCAGTGGTACGGCGACGTCGTGGAGACGAGCGCGGAAGGATGGGCGGAGGTCTTCGACACCAACGTGACAGGCGTTTTTCTCGCCGCCCACTATGCCCTTCCGTTCATCCGGATGAGCGCCACCGGAAGCGTGGTCATCGTCTCCTCCGTGCAGGCAACGGCGAGCCAGGCCGGTGTGCCGGCTTACGCGGCGAGCAAGGGAGCACTTCTCGCCCTCGCCCGTGCAATGGCAGTGGACGAGGGACCGCACGGGGTGCGAGTGAACAGCGTCAGTCCGGGCTCCGTTGACACGCCAATGCTGCGGGCGGCCGCAGCCCGTTTCACCGAGGATCCCGACGCCATCGAGAAACTTGTGCGTAACTGGGGCACCGCCCACCCGCTCGGGCGAGTGGCCACGCCGGCAGAGGTTGGCGCGGTCGTCTCATTCCTTGCCAGTCCGAGGGCGAGCTTCGTCAGTGGCGACGACGTCCGCGTCGACGGCGGGTTGTTGTCACGGTTGGCCGCGGCCCTTCCCGAGCCGGATGCGGGTTCACGATGA
- a CDS encoding DUF4432 family protein, giving the protein MREVSQMASNGSADEVVLSNGSITACLDPGRGADILELTHAASGIDVFFSTPWRERADSIRAGAVAPVGTDSTSIWMEQYRGGWQIICPNPGAPRVIGGAEVGFHGETSTAPWRVTSRSSANVALESELFTIPLRVRRSVALDGARITVSDELQNLSNQRLEFDYCSHPAFGGPILEGDVRLTTGAGRFHPDPETFGAAGPSGTPWPTGDFGDRDPVDLSVLGRDATNPLVFGWLSDFADRWVQLSNHDLGIAARVTWDAAELPFTWLWEELNSTPTFPWFGRARTIAIEPSSTPTSGPQRTPGIVLDAQQAISLSTSIEILDESGTR; this is encoded by the coding sequence ATGAGAGAGGTCAGCCAGATGGCGTCGAATGGATCAGCGGATGAGGTCGTCCTGTCCAATGGGAGCATCACCGCGTGCCTCGATCCGGGTCGTGGCGCCGACATCCTCGAGCTCACCCACGCGGCCAGCGGCATCGACGTTTTCTTCTCGACCCCGTGGCGCGAGCGCGCCGATTCGATACGCGCGGGCGCCGTGGCACCCGTGGGCACCGACTCGACCTCCATCTGGATGGAGCAGTACCGGGGTGGCTGGCAAATCATCTGCCCGAACCCGGGTGCCCCTCGGGTCATCGGTGGCGCCGAGGTCGGATTCCACGGCGAGACGTCTACGGCACCGTGGCGGGTTACCTCGCGCTCGTCCGCTAACGTCGCGCTCGAGTCGGAGCTGTTCACCATACCCCTCCGAGTGAGGCGCAGCGTTGCGCTCGACGGCGCCAGGATTACGGTCTCTGACGAGCTGCAGAATCTGAGCAACCAGCGGCTGGAGTTCGACTACTGCAGCCACCCTGCCTTTGGCGGGCCGATCCTGGAGGGGGACGTGCGGCTGACGACCGGCGCCGGCAGATTCCACCCCGACCCGGAAACCTTCGGTGCCGCGGGCCCTTCGGGGACACCGTGGCCGACTGGTGACTTCGGCGACCGGGACCCGGTTGACCTGAGCGTTCTCGGTCGGGATGCCACGAACCCGCTGGTGTTCGGATGGTTGAGCGACTTCGCTGATCGATGGGTGCAACTCTCGAACCACGATCTGGGCATCGCGGCGCGGGTCACGTGGGACGCCGCGGAGCTCCCCTTCACGTGGCTGTGGGAAGAACTCAACTCGACCCCGACCTTCCCCTGGTTCGGACGTGCCCGCACCATCGCGATCGAGCCGTCGAGCACACCGACGAGCGGGCCGCAACGCACGCCGGGGATCGTTCTCGACGCCCAACAGGCGATCTCGCTCTCCACCTCCATCGAAATCCTCGACGAAAGCGGAACGCGATGA
- a CDS encoding carbohydrate ABC transporter permease: MTTIKTRRARPRKRFASRVAAVLAIAAFALYALLSVYPFLTMVSGSLKTNTEVLTNPWPIPINPTFDTLVDTWNALDFPTLLVNSLIIAGLSCLLILIIFPLAGYAFAVLDFPFKRVLFAIFVGALFVPGVTVLLPIVILDQQLGLLGTPWAVVLPIVNGAAPIAIILLRAYFSSIPYELHEAAVLDGCSPFGIYWRVYFPLSRSALITVTVLNFVAAWNEYVLPALTNDDPSRYPLPVGLQALLSSNVVQWNQVMAASLLIVVPIIVLFVVLQRYFINGLQGSVKG, from the coding sequence GTGACCACGATAAAGACCAGACGGGCGAGGCCCCGGAAGCGCTTCGCCAGTCGAGTCGCCGCCGTTCTGGCCATTGCCGCCTTCGCGCTGTACGCGCTGCTCTCGGTTTACCCGTTTCTCACGATGGTGTCGGGCTCTCTCAAGACGAACACCGAGGTGCTCACCAACCCGTGGCCGATTCCCATCAATCCCACGTTCGACACTCTTGTTGACACGTGGAATGCGCTCGACTTTCCGACCCTCCTGGTCAACAGCCTGATCATTGCGGGCCTGTCGTGCCTGCTGATCCTCATCATTTTTCCGCTCGCGGGGTATGCATTCGCGGTGCTCGACTTCCCGTTCAAGCGCGTGCTGTTCGCGATCTTCGTCGGGGCCCTGTTCGTGCCCGGCGTGACGGTGCTGTTGCCCATCGTCATCCTGGACCAGCAGCTCGGACTTCTCGGAACCCCCTGGGCGGTCGTGCTGCCGATAGTCAACGGCGCGGCGCCGATCGCGATCATCCTGCTGCGTGCCTACTTTTCGAGCATCCCCTACGAACTGCATGAGGCCGCGGTCCTCGACGGATGCTCGCCGTTCGGTATCTACTGGCGGGTCTATTTCCCGCTATCCCGCTCGGCGCTCATTACCGTAACCGTGCTGAACTTCGTCGCGGCCTGGAACGAGTATGTGCTTCCCGCCCTCACCAACGACGACCCGTCGCGGTATCCACTGCCGGTCGGATTGCAGGCCCTGCTCTCCTCGAACGTTGTGCAGTGGAACCAGGTGATGGCGGCATCCCTGCTCATTGTCGTGCCGATCATCGTGCTCTTTGTGGTGCTGCAGCGGTACTTCATCAACGGGCTTCAGGGATCAGTCAAGGGATGA
- a CDS encoding carbohydrate ABC transporter permease, which translates to MSGSRALVTSAGTPAPRRRASSRRLGGRFTGLLFVAPAAALFAVFGVYTIVYGFSLSFARWNGFSPNWTWTGIQNYLDLLGANPPLATSVRVASQNTLVVMVVLPIAVSAIGLVLAVLLNSIRRFRALLRTVYFLPYVTTGIAVFYAWRFVYEPNGSLNAILSGLGLTSLVQRDGFLGNPFTSLAAVLFVLIWANVPIAMLLYLTGLQTIPESVVEAARVDGASTFRTLRSVILPLLNPITALVIIIQLREALQNFQVFLLMTNGGPVDSTQVLSLRTYQLAFDQASDLGYASALGWMLAAVAIVLAVINLRILRSRQ; encoded by the coding sequence ATGTCCGGTTCCCGCGCACTCGTTACCAGCGCTGGAACACCGGCACCCAGGCGGCGGGCTTCATCCCGCCGCCTGGGTGGCCGCTTCACCGGCCTTCTCTTCGTCGCACCGGCCGCCGCTCTCTTCGCCGTCTTCGGGGTTTACACCATCGTCTACGGCTTCTCGTTGAGCTTCGCTCGGTGGAATGGCTTCTCGCCGAACTGGACCTGGACCGGCATCCAGAACTATCTGGATCTGCTCGGCGCCAATCCTCCGCTCGCCACCTCGGTGCGCGTCGCCAGCCAGAACACGCTCGTGGTCATGGTTGTGCTGCCCATCGCGGTGTCGGCAATCGGCCTCGTCCTCGCCGTTCTGCTGAACTCGATTCGTCGTTTCCGGGCGCTACTGAGAACCGTGTACTTCCTGCCCTATGTCACCACCGGGATCGCCGTTTTCTACGCCTGGCGTTTCGTCTACGAGCCCAACGGGTCTCTCAACGCGATCCTGTCGGGCCTTGGGCTGACCTCCCTCGTTCAGAGGGACGGCTTTCTCGGCAACCCGTTCACGTCGCTCGCGGCGGTTCTGTTCGTCCTCATTTGGGCGAACGTGCCGATTGCCATGCTGCTTTATCTGACAGGACTGCAGACAATTCCTGAATCGGTGGTCGAGGCGGCTCGCGTTGACGGCGCATCCACCTTTCGCACTCTGCGGTCGGTGATTCTGCCCCTGCTCAATCCGATAACGGCGCTCGTGATCATCATCCAGCTGAGAGAAGCGCTGCAGAACTTTCAGGTCTTCCTGCTGATGACAAACGGCGGACCCGTCGACAGCACGCAGGTGCTGAGCCTGCGCACCTACCAATTGGCCTTCGATCAGGCGAGCGACCTGGGCTACGCGAGCGCGCTCGGATGGATGCTCGCGGCTGTCGCGATCGTCCTCGCCGTCATCAACCTCAGAATCCTCAGGAGCAGGCAGTGA
- a CDS encoding ABC transporter substrate-binding protein has product MKRSLKAVAAITVLATISALAACSTGGGASSEETLTVWTFKQSEVEALEAVGEAWGAENDMKVKVSVYTPDDAYATKIQSAAKAGTLPDVLSVHSQGEDWKLAQAGIIKDLSENFDEDWQTQFLPGIVEAAALTQTQIDNSGDDPTTTLKDLKAGNFYSIPFLAGTPGVVFARKSLLEAAGVDSSTPPKTWEEWVESMTATVEKDAATGGLVTGLSVPETGLFWLYRPMAYAYLGKDAFYGRDSVDQTPAWDSAESVETLKLYDQLSPLWAPGVLSLGIDQADQAFADGSAAWDVGGTFTLSSLTTFGVDASDISVFPVPPSAEGEIKSIAYPASPLISGAVTNTSKHQDEAISFLKYLTSVEGAALFASTALDLPATAIPESELSDPLLKQLVSVIATTTGDESFAPNDFSAQPAGTVLHDASVLLTNLPAKTDDPDGLGTAMTELYTAAWAAIK; this is encoded by the coding sequence ATGAAGCGATCACTTAAAGCCGTGGCAGCCATCACCGTGCTTGCCACCATCTCCGCACTCGCGGCGTGCAGCACCGGTGGAGGCGCCTCATCCGAGGAAACCCTCACCGTCTGGACATTCAAGCAGTCAGAGGTCGAAGCCCTCGAAGCTGTTGGCGAGGCGTGGGGCGCCGAAAACGACATGAAGGTGAAGGTCAGCGTCTACACCCCGGACGATGCCTACGCCACGAAGATTCAGAGCGCTGCGAAAGCCGGCACTCTTCCCGACGTGCTCTCGGTCCACAGCCAGGGCGAGGACTGGAAGCTCGCGCAAGCGGGAATCATCAAGGACCTCAGTGAGAACTTCGATGAAGACTGGCAGACCCAGTTCCTGCCGGGCATCGTCGAGGCCGCAGCCCTCACGCAGACCCAGATCGACAACTCGGGCGACGATCCCACCACGACGCTCAAGGATCTCAAGGCCGGCAACTTCTACTCGATTCCCTTCCTCGCCGGCACCCCGGGCGTCGTTTTCGCTCGCAAGTCCCTGCTCGAAGCGGCGGGCGTTGACTCGTCCACGCCTCCGAAGACCTGGGAAGAGTGGGTTGAGTCGATGACCGCCACGGTCGAGAAGGACGCCGCAACGGGCGGACTCGTGACCGGGCTTTCCGTGCCCGAGACCGGCCTCTTCTGGCTGTACCGCCCGATGGCATACGCCTACCTCGGCAAGGACGCGTTCTACGGGCGCGACTCGGTCGACCAGACCCCCGCGTGGGACTCGGCCGAGAGCGTTGAGACGCTGAAGCTGTACGACCAGCTCTCACCGCTGTGGGCGCCAGGTGTGCTCTCGCTCGGCATCGACCAGGCAGACCAGGCGTTCGCTGACGGTTCAGCAGCGTGGGATGTCGGTGGAACCTTCACCCTGTCGTCGCTGACGACCTTCGGTGTCGACGCCAGTGACATTTCGGTCTTCCCGGTTCCGCCGTCGGCAGAGGGCGAGATCAAGTCGATCGCCTACCCGGCCAGCCCGCTGATCAGCGGCGCTGTCACCAACACGAGCAAGCACCAGGACGAGGCGATCAGCTTCCTGAAGTACCTGACCAGCGTCGAAGGTGCCGCGCTCTTCGCATCGACCGCGCTCGACCTGCCCGCCACGGCGATCCCAGAGTCGGAGCTTTCCGACCCGCTGCTCAAGCAGCTGGTCTCCGTTATCGCGACGACGACGGGTGACGAGTCCTTCGCACCGAACGACTTCTCGGCGCAGCCCGCTGGAACGGTTCTTCATGACGCTTCGGTGCTCCTGACGAACCTGCCAGCGAAGACGGATGACCCGGATGGCCTCGGAACCGCAATGACCGAGCTCTACACGGCTGCTTGGGCCGCGATCAAGTAA
- a CDS encoding IclR family transcriptional regulator has product MADDATGSVKSADRALSILEHLAATAEPQSLADIAKSLSIPKSSLHGLLRTMQTRGWVQPDESGMRYWIGPHALTVGASYLARDGFVAATAKMLDTMSLELGETVHLGSLDGPDIVYLAKRAARHSLRLVSGVGVRLPAYATALGKVLLAELAPEAVGSHLLLPLKKLTPHTIVDTEAFAADLQATRSRGYAIDEQESTEGVRCFAAALGTTGPRTHAISCSVPLARLDAEFQKHVVSTLLSAVASYEDRDAALVAV; this is encoded by the coding sequence ATGGCTGATGATGCAACAGGCTCGGTGAAATCCGCGGACCGCGCACTGAGCATCCTCGAACACCTGGCGGCCACTGCCGAGCCGCAGTCGCTGGCCGACATCGCGAAGTCCCTCAGCATCCCGAAGAGCAGCCTCCACGGACTCCTACGCACCATGCAGACTCGGGGTTGGGTTCAACCTGATGAGAGCGGGATGCGCTATTGGATCGGCCCGCACGCGCTCACCGTCGGGGCGTCGTATCTCGCACGGGACGGCTTCGTCGCTGCGACTGCGAAGATGCTCGACACGATGTCGCTCGAACTGGGAGAGACCGTCCACCTCGGATCGCTCGACGGCCCCGACATCGTCTATCTGGCGAAGCGTGCCGCCCGCCACTCCCTAAGGCTCGTCTCCGGCGTTGGCGTGAGGCTTCCCGCCTACGCGACGGCACTCGGGAAGGTGCTCCTCGCCGAACTCGCGCCGGAGGCCGTCGGCAGTCACCTGCTTCTGCCACTCAAGAAGCTGACTCCGCACACGATAGTGGACACCGAGGCCTTCGCGGCCGACCTGCAGGCAACGCGATCCCGCGGCTACGCGATCGACGAGCAGGAAAGCACCGAGGGCGTGCGGTGCTTCGCGGCGGCTCTCGGCACGACCGGGCCACGCACCCATGCGATCAGCTGCTCGGTGCCGCTCGCGCGTCTGGATGCCGAGTTCCAGAAGCACGTCGTGTCGACGCTCCTGAGTGCGGTGGCGTCGTACGAGGACCGGGATGCCGCGCTCGTCGCGGTGTAA